From a region of the Megalops cyprinoides isolate fMegCyp1 chromosome 13, fMegCyp1.pri, whole genome shotgun sequence genome:
- the clpxa gene encoding caseinolytic mitochondrial matrix peptidase chaperone subunit Xa isoform X2, translated as MSCTCTSAARLLISSAHKGFTCSRFQLFALSRPGSHEVPLTRRVPVRSFSETTVYFASKDGTTKDGSGDAGKKSMSEGAGKRSAGSGGSGKGGSQLRCPKCGDPCTHVETFVSSTRFVKCEKCHHFFVVLSETDSKKSLNKEPESAAEAVKLAFQQKPPPPPKKIYAYLDKYVVGQSYAKKVLAVAVYNHYKRIYNNIPAGPRQQVEVEKQTSLTSRELEIRRREDEYRFTKLLQIAGISPHGNALGASMQQQVNQQAPQEKRGGEVLDSTHSDIKLEKSNIVLLGPTGSGKTLLAQTLAKCLDVPFAICDCTTLTQAGYVGEDIESVIAKLLQDANYSVEKAQQGIVFLDEVDKIGSVPGIHQLRDVGGEGVQQGLLKLLEGTIVNVPEKNSRKLRGETVQVDTTNILFVASGAFNGLDRIISRRKNEKYLGFGTPSNLGKGRRAAAAADLANSSGEVDTVQEMEEKDRLLRHVEARDLIEFGMIPEFVGRLPVVVPLHSLDEETLVRILIEPRNAVVPQYQALFSMDKCELNVTPDALRAIARLALERKTGARGLRSIMEKLLLEPMFEVPHSDIIAVELNKNVVHGKSEPRYIRTPAKESADEDYDSGIEEESWPRQADAANN; from the exons ATGTCCTGTACGTGCACGTCTGCGGCGAGATTACTCATCAGTTCAGCACACAAAG GATTCACTTGCTCTAGGTTTCAGCTGTTTGCTCTGAGTAGACCTGGCTCTCATGAAGTTCCTCTTACACGGAGAGTCCCTGTGAGATCATTCTCAGAGACAACAGTCTATTTTGCATCAAAGGACGGAACAACAAAAGATGGCTCTGGTGATGCTGGAAAG AAGTCAATGAGTGAAGGAGCTGGAAAAAGATCTGCGGGTTCAGGAGGTTCCGGAAAAGGAGGCAGTCAGCTCCGCTGCCCCAAGTGCGGCGACCCCTGCACTCATGTTGAAACGTTTGTCT cttcaaCACgctttgtgaaatgtgaaaagtgcCATCACTTCTTTGTGGTGCTCTCTGAAACGGACTCGAAGAAGAGTTTGAATAAAGAGCCAGAATCTGCTGCAGAAGCCGTAAAACTGGCCTTTCAGCAGaaaccacccccacctccaaaaAAG ATCTATGCCTACCTCGATAAGTATGTCGTCGGCCAGTCCTATGCAAAGAAAGTGCTTGCGGTGGCTGTGTATAACCATTACAAGCGCATTTATAACAATATCCCAGCTGGCCCGAGACAGCAGGTAGAAGTGGAGAAACAGACCTCCCTTACATCACGAG AGCTAGAAATAAGAAGACGGGAGGATGAATACAGATTTACAA AGCTGCTGCAAATCGCTGGGATCAGTCCCCATGGCAACGCCCTCGGGGCCTCCATGCAGCAGCAAGTGAATCAGCAGGCCCCAcaggagaagaggggaggggaggtccTGGACTCCACCCATAGTGACATTAAACTGGAGAAAAGCAACATAGTGCTGTTGGGCCCAACTGGATCCG GTAAAACACTTTTGGCTCAGACCCTTGCGAAATGCTTGGACGTACCCTTCGCCATCTGTGACTGCACCACCCTGACCCAAGCAGGGTACGTTGGTGAGGACATCGAGTCAGTCATTGCAAAGCTGCTGCAGGACGCCAACTACTCAGTTGAGAAAGCACAACAAG GCATAGTCTTCCTGGATGAAGTTGATAAGATTGGCAGTGTTCCTGGAATTCATCAATTGCGAGATGTGGGAGGGGAAGGAGTACAGCAA GGCTTGCTCAAACTGTTGGAGGGAACTATTGTCAATGTTCCTGAGAAAAACTCGAGGAAGCTAAGAGGAGAGACGGTGCAAGTTGACACAACTAACATCCTGTTTGTTGCCTCTGGTGCCTTTAATGGACTTGACAGAATAATCAGCaggagaaagaatgaaaag TACCTGGGCTTTGGCACTCCGTCTAACCTGGGGAAGGGGCGCCgcgcggcggcggcggccgACCTGGCCAACAGCAGCGGCGAGGTGGACACGGtgcaggagatggaggagaaggaCCGGCTGCTGAGGCACGTGGAGGCGCGTGACCTCATCGAGTTCGGCATGATCCCCGAGTTCGTGGGGCGCCTGCCCGTGGTGGTGCCCCTGCACAGCCTGGACGAGGAGACGCTGGTGCGCATCCTGATCGAGCCCCGGAACGCCGTGGTGCCGCAGTACCAGGCCCTCTTCAGCATGGACAAG TGTGAACTGAATGTAACACCAGATGCCTTGAGAGCCATAGCCAGACTGGCTttggagagaaagacaggcgCTCGTGGGCTGAGATCAATCATG GAAAAGCTGCTGCTCGAACCCATGTTTGAGGTCCCACATTCCGACATTATTGCTGTGGAGCTGAACAAAAATGTAGTTCATGGGAAATCAGAACCCAGATACATTAG gACACCTGCTAAAGAATCTGCTGATGAGGACTACGATTCTGGCATTGAAGAGGAGAGCTGGCCACGGCAAGCAGACGCAGCCAACAACtga
- the pdcd7 gene encoding programmed cell death protein 7 has translation MDKQSFQRFPSGQSLVNSGFSDQNYCEMRSGAFARPPLPPPYDSSGAQQGTPAIPGGFWSGQGVHQQAPPPLQTAVNSQVFNYGPRDWPGVAPPMGPVRGGYRPPYPQQQGFVRGHPNTMVPNFDPTRPPPPLYESQPEQFSLRYDNPKVAAEECNSRQEFDYMLHEEPVKPWEHGSDGRSQNRLGAPHFNRHFEERRSYPDSGPPVNQPGFQNSGGNELHYQRQKHPDYVFSERVHRSSADIQTYSDRWQQDHQLGQDGHSREIQPLPTDEETRQRRADEQWLVTFLLNRKTAKSAPSKRRDSNTSVCQVRETLYNAARLVSELSIACQTLKENIENEHVWTESYAKAVAMKCDIQEKLELLSDPSYIERIKMKLAFISKKRFRNRRKKRERLEEKEEQDARAAEREAAIDKWRMQRIHEVEEKKREQELKVAADSVLSEVRKKQADTKRMLDILRSLEKLRKLRKEAAARKGIFPEKEADEAFEGHVERLRKLIRKRTGVYAAEEKALRVMLEGEREEERKREQERRQKKERERLLQKKREAEAMLFGEEMHPDHPLQPFKQFYTQAEHSMHALIQIRREWDSYLVPADHPDGSFIPQGWVLPEAPSNEVWASALDKQEPATD, from the exons ATGGACAAACAATCGTTTCAGCGTTTTCCGAGCGGACAGTCATTAGTGAATTCGGGTTTTTCGGATCAAAATTACTGTGAAATGAGAAGTGGAGCCTTCGCTCGACCACCGTTGCCACCACCATACGACTCGTCTGGAGCACAGCAAGGTACACCTGCCATTCCTGGTGGATTTTGGTCTGGTCAGGGTGTTCATCAACAGGCTCCACCACCTCTGCAAACAGCAGTCAACAGTCAAGTGTTCAACTATGGTCCAAGAGACTGGCCTGGGGTTGCGCCCCCGATGGGCCCCGTCAGGGGTGGGTACAGACCCCCGTACCCCCAGCAGCAGGGCTTTGTTCGGGGACATCCGAACACCATGGTCCCGAATTTCGACCCAACTAGACCGCCTCCGCCATTGTACGAGTCACAACCCGAGCAGTTTTCTCTCAGGTACGACAACCCAAAGGTAGCTGCGGAAGAGTGTAATTCTAGACAGGAGTTTGATTACATGCTGCATGAAGAGCCTGTAAAGCCATGGGAACATGGCTCTGATGGGCGATCACAGAATCGATTAGGGGCTCCACATTTTAATAGACATTTCGAAGAGCGTCGATCTTACCCGGATTCTGGACCACCTGTGAATCAGCCAGGATTCCAAAATTCAGGGGGAAATGAATTGCATTATCAGAGGCAAAAGCACCCGGACTATGTATTTTCAGAAAGAGTCCACCGTAGCTCGGCCGATATTCAAACGTACAGTGACCGCTGGCAGCAGGATCACCAACTCGGACAGGACGGTCATTCGAGGGAGATTCAGCCTTTACCAACAGACGAAGAAACAAGGCAGAGACGGGCAGACGAGCAGTGgcttgttacatttttgttaaacagaaaaacgGCAAAATCTGCTCCTTCAAAGCGACGTGATAGCAACACATCCGTCTGTCAAGTGAGGGAGACACTTTACAACGCAGCTCGGTTGGTGTCAGAACTATCAATTGCTTGTCAGACATTGAAAGAAAACATAGAGAATGAACATGTTTGGACGGAATCGTATGCGAAGGCAGTGGCGATGAAATGCGACATACAGGAGAAACTGGAGCTTCTTAGCGACCCATCTTATATAGAACGTATAAAGATGAAATTGGCTTTCATCAGTAAGAAAAGATTCAGGAATAGGCGAAAAAAACGGGAGAGGctggaggaaaaggaagaacagGATGCACGGGCTGCTGAAAGGGAGGCAGCTATTGACAAGTGGCGGATGCAACGCATCCATGAAGtagaggagaagaaaagg GAGCAAGAGCTCAAGGTTGCCGCGGACAGTGTGCTTTCtgaagtaagaaaaaaacaagcagacaccAAAAGAATGCTGGACATTTTACGCTCCCTGGAGAAACTCCGAAAACTCAGGAAGGAGGCTGCAGCCCGGAAAG GTATCTTcccagagaaggaggcagatGAGGCATTTGAGGGGCACGTGGAGAGGCTCAGGAAGCTGATTCGGAAGCGTACGGGCGTGTATGCGGCCGAGGAGAAGGCCCTGAGGGTCATGCTGGAGGgggagcgggaggaggagcgcaaaagagagcaggagagacggcagaagaaggagagggagaggctgctGCAGAAGAAGCGAGAGGCAGAGGCCATGCTGTTCGGAG aggaaatgcaTCCAGATCACCCGCTCCAGCCTTTCAAACAGTTCTACACACAGGCAGAGCATTCCATGCATGCCCTCATACAGATAAG GAGAGAGTGGGATAGCTATCTGGTTCCGGCAGATCACCCAGACGGCAGCTTCATCCCTCAGGGCTGGGTTCTTCCTGAAGCCCCCTCAAACGAGGTGTGGGCCTCGGCCTTAGACAAGCAGGAACCCGCTACAGACTGA
- the clpxa gene encoding caseinolytic mitochondrial matrix peptidase chaperone subunit Xa isoform X3 — MSCTCTSAARLLISSAHKGFTCSRFQLFALSRPGSHEVPLTRRVPVRSFSETTVYFASKDGTTKDGSGDAGKQKSMSEGAGKRSAGSGGSGKGGSQLRCPKCGDPCTHVETFVSSTRFVKCEKCHHFFVVLSETDSKKSLNKEPESAAEAVKLAFQQKPPPPPKKIYAYLDKYVVGQSYAKKVLAVAVYNHYKRIYNNIPAGPRQQVEVEKQTSLTSRELLQIAGISPHGNALGASMQQQVNQQAPQEKRGGEVLDSTHSDIKLEKSNIVLLGPTGSGKTLLAQTLAKCLDVPFAICDCTTLTQAGYVGEDIESVIAKLLQDANYSVEKAQQGIVFLDEVDKIGSVPGIHQLRDVGGEGVQQGLLKLLEGTIVNVPEKNSRKLRGETVQVDTTNILFVASGAFNGLDRIISRRKNEKYLGFGTPSNLGKGRRAAAAADLANSSGEVDTVQEMEEKDRLLRHVEARDLIEFGMIPEFVGRLPVVVPLHSLDEETLVRILIEPRNAVVPQYQALFSMDKCELNVTPDALRAIARLALERKTGARGLRSIMEKLLLEPMFEVPHSDIIAVELNKNVVHGKSEPRYIRTPAKESADEDYDSGIEEESWPRQADAANN, encoded by the exons ATGTCCTGTACGTGCACGTCTGCGGCGAGATTACTCATCAGTTCAGCACACAAAG GATTCACTTGCTCTAGGTTTCAGCTGTTTGCTCTGAGTAGACCTGGCTCTCATGAAGTTCCTCTTACACGGAGAGTCCCTGTGAGATCATTCTCAGAGACAACAGTCTATTTTGCATCAAAGGACGGAACAACAAAAGATGGCTCTGGTGATGCTGGAAAG CAGAAGTCAATGAGTGAAGGAGCTGGAAAAAGATCTGCGGGTTCAGGAGGTTCCGGAAAAGGAGGCAGTCAGCTCCGCTGCCCCAAGTGCGGCGACCCCTGCACTCATGTTGAAACGTTTGTCT cttcaaCACgctttgtgaaatgtgaaaagtgcCATCACTTCTTTGTGGTGCTCTCTGAAACGGACTCGAAGAAGAGTTTGAATAAAGAGCCAGAATCTGCTGCAGAAGCCGTAAAACTGGCCTTTCAGCAGaaaccacccccacctccaaaaAAG ATCTATGCCTACCTCGATAAGTATGTCGTCGGCCAGTCCTATGCAAAGAAAGTGCTTGCGGTGGCTGTGTATAACCATTACAAGCGCATTTATAACAATATCCCAGCTGGCCCGAGACAGCAGGTAGAAGTGGAGAAACAGACCTCCCTTACATCACGAG AGCTGCTGCAAATCGCTGGGATCAGTCCCCATGGCAACGCCCTCGGGGCCTCCATGCAGCAGCAAGTGAATCAGCAGGCCCCAcaggagaagaggggaggggaggtccTGGACTCCACCCATAGTGACATTAAACTGGAGAAAAGCAACATAGTGCTGTTGGGCCCAACTGGATCCG GTAAAACACTTTTGGCTCAGACCCTTGCGAAATGCTTGGACGTACCCTTCGCCATCTGTGACTGCACCACCCTGACCCAAGCAGGGTACGTTGGTGAGGACATCGAGTCAGTCATTGCAAAGCTGCTGCAGGACGCCAACTACTCAGTTGAGAAAGCACAACAAG GCATAGTCTTCCTGGATGAAGTTGATAAGATTGGCAGTGTTCCTGGAATTCATCAATTGCGAGATGTGGGAGGGGAAGGAGTACAGCAA GGCTTGCTCAAACTGTTGGAGGGAACTATTGTCAATGTTCCTGAGAAAAACTCGAGGAAGCTAAGAGGAGAGACGGTGCAAGTTGACACAACTAACATCCTGTTTGTTGCCTCTGGTGCCTTTAATGGACTTGACAGAATAATCAGCaggagaaagaatgaaaag TACCTGGGCTTTGGCACTCCGTCTAACCTGGGGAAGGGGCGCCgcgcggcggcggcggccgACCTGGCCAACAGCAGCGGCGAGGTGGACACGGtgcaggagatggaggagaaggaCCGGCTGCTGAGGCACGTGGAGGCGCGTGACCTCATCGAGTTCGGCATGATCCCCGAGTTCGTGGGGCGCCTGCCCGTGGTGGTGCCCCTGCACAGCCTGGACGAGGAGACGCTGGTGCGCATCCTGATCGAGCCCCGGAACGCCGTGGTGCCGCAGTACCAGGCCCTCTTCAGCATGGACAAG TGTGAACTGAATGTAACACCAGATGCCTTGAGAGCCATAGCCAGACTGGCTttggagagaaagacaggcgCTCGTGGGCTGAGATCAATCATG GAAAAGCTGCTGCTCGAACCCATGTTTGAGGTCCCACATTCCGACATTATTGCTGTGGAGCTGAACAAAAATGTAGTTCATGGGAAATCAGAACCCAGATACATTAG gACACCTGCTAAAGAATCTGCTGATGAGGACTACGATTCTGGCATTGAAGAGGAGAGCTGGCCACGGCAAGCAGACGCAGCCAACAACtga
- the ubap1lb gene encoding ubiquitin-associated protein 1-like gives MIRQFSGNGMNSLDEIPFKIPTGSLEGTLEEVELVTAPELTIPDHLQILQDTEYKFCLEKWVLTGVPGGYLSDMQVTHGSEPSCPPHWLVFHSPQESRLARQGTSDLYDSSPRRRSHSLNAADARRLHPRVKFLISDSEGDEGDTEDDSSSSLEEDTPPSSQCGDRPPSSALRRQLHGIKEYRPGSPCPALNPMSPLARHRRNSSSSLHDFRQSPPRTSSPKCQRHMKRRLPPLSHASRRRSLSPQPPSPASHFLEPRPSTAGHISSVRSHKPTVASLSPYSCLPPPPSVSQPLGSHMAALDSSAELLSALTQEERELLETITEHGYPLRSAIIALQKTGKQSPEQILSYLVTCDRLCERGYDAAEVEEALEMFHNCESKAAEFLRLLTQFNEMGFQQNAIKEVLLVHENHRERALEELMTRVA, from the exons ATGATCAGACAGTTTTCTG GGAACGGAATGAACAGCCTGGACGAAATTCCCTTCAAGATCCCCACGGGGTCTCTGGAGGGGACGTTGGAGGAGGTCGAGCTTGTCACGGCGCCAGAGCTCACCATTCCGGACCATCTCCAGATACTCCAGGACACAGAG TACAAGTTCTGCTTGGAGAAGTGGGTGCTGACAGGCGTGCCGGGGGGCTACCTCAGCGACATGCAGGTCACCCATGGGTCAGAGCCCTCGTGTCCCCCTCACTGGCTGGTGTTCCACAGCCCCCAGGAGAGCCGACTTGCCAGACAGGGGACCAGCGACTTGTACGACTCCTCTCCCCGCCGTAGGAGTCACAGCCTGAACGCGGCCGACGCCCGAAGGCTTCACCCCCGGGTGAAGTTCCTCATCTCCGACTCTGAGGGGGACGAGGGCGACACCGAGGATGATAGCAGCTCCTCACTGGAGGAGGACACGCCACCCTCTTCTCAGTGTGGTGACCGGCCGCCCAGCTCAGCGCTCAGGCGGCAGCTCCACGGGATCAAAGAGTACAGGCCTGGGTCACCCTGCCCGGCATTGAACCCCATGTCCCCGCTTGCCCGTCACAGAAGGaactcctcttcctccctccacGACTTCCGGCAGTCACCGCCCAGAACCAGCAGCCCAAAGTGCCAGAGGCACATGAAGAGGAGGCTTCCACCGCTGTCTCACGCCAGCCGCCGCCGCTCCctcagcccccagcccccgtCCCCAGCGAGCCACTTCCTGGAGCCCAGGCCCTCCACGGCCGGACACATCTCCTCCGTTAGGAGCCACAAGCCCACCGTGGCG TCTCTCAGCCCCTACTCCTGcctgcctccccccccttcGGTGTCCCAGCCCCTGGGTTCCCACATGGCCGCCCTGGACTCGTCGGCAGAGCTGCTGTCAGCGCTGACCcaagaggagagggagctgcTGGAGACCATTACGGAGCACGGCTACCCGCTACGCTCCGCCATCATTGCCCTGCAGAAGACCGGCAAGCAGAGTCCGGAGCAG ATACTGAGTTACCTGGTGACATGTGACCGCCTGTGTGAGCGTGGCTACGATGCAGCTGAAGTGGAGGAGGCCCTGGAGATGTTCCATAACTGCGAGTCTAAG GCAGCAGAATTCTTGCGCCTCCTGACCCAGTTTAACGAGATGGGATTCCAGCAGAACGCCATTAAAGAGGTGCTGCTGGTCCATGAGAACCACCGAGAGAGAGCCCTGGAGGAGCTGATGACACGTGTAGCGTGA
- the clpxa gene encoding caseinolytic mitochondrial matrix peptidase chaperone subunit Xa isoform X1, with the protein MSCTCTSAARLLISSAHKGFTCSRFQLFALSRPGSHEVPLTRRVPVRSFSETTVYFASKDGTTKDGSGDAGKQKSMSEGAGKRSAGSGGSGKGGSQLRCPKCGDPCTHVETFVSSTRFVKCEKCHHFFVVLSETDSKKSLNKEPESAAEAVKLAFQQKPPPPPKKIYAYLDKYVVGQSYAKKVLAVAVYNHYKRIYNNIPAGPRQQVEVEKQTSLTSRELEIRRREDEYRFTKLLQIAGISPHGNALGASMQQQVNQQAPQEKRGGEVLDSTHSDIKLEKSNIVLLGPTGSGKTLLAQTLAKCLDVPFAICDCTTLTQAGYVGEDIESVIAKLLQDANYSVEKAQQGIVFLDEVDKIGSVPGIHQLRDVGGEGVQQGLLKLLEGTIVNVPEKNSRKLRGETVQVDTTNILFVASGAFNGLDRIISRRKNEKYLGFGTPSNLGKGRRAAAAADLANSSGEVDTVQEMEEKDRLLRHVEARDLIEFGMIPEFVGRLPVVVPLHSLDEETLVRILIEPRNAVVPQYQALFSMDKCELNVTPDALRAIARLALERKTGARGLRSIMEKLLLEPMFEVPHSDIIAVELNKNVVHGKSEPRYIRTPAKESADEDYDSGIEEESWPRQADAANN; encoded by the exons ATGTCCTGTACGTGCACGTCTGCGGCGAGATTACTCATCAGTTCAGCACACAAAG GATTCACTTGCTCTAGGTTTCAGCTGTTTGCTCTGAGTAGACCTGGCTCTCATGAAGTTCCTCTTACACGGAGAGTCCCTGTGAGATCATTCTCAGAGACAACAGTCTATTTTGCATCAAAGGACGGAACAACAAAAGATGGCTCTGGTGATGCTGGAAAG CAGAAGTCAATGAGTGAAGGAGCTGGAAAAAGATCTGCGGGTTCAGGAGGTTCCGGAAAAGGAGGCAGTCAGCTCCGCTGCCCCAAGTGCGGCGACCCCTGCACTCATGTTGAAACGTTTGTCT cttcaaCACgctttgtgaaatgtgaaaagtgcCATCACTTCTTTGTGGTGCTCTCTGAAACGGACTCGAAGAAGAGTTTGAATAAAGAGCCAGAATCTGCTGCAGAAGCCGTAAAACTGGCCTTTCAGCAGaaaccacccccacctccaaaaAAG ATCTATGCCTACCTCGATAAGTATGTCGTCGGCCAGTCCTATGCAAAGAAAGTGCTTGCGGTGGCTGTGTATAACCATTACAAGCGCATTTATAACAATATCCCAGCTGGCCCGAGACAGCAGGTAGAAGTGGAGAAACAGACCTCCCTTACATCACGAG AGCTAGAAATAAGAAGACGGGAGGATGAATACAGATTTACAA AGCTGCTGCAAATCGCTGGGATCAGTCCCCATGGCAACGCCCTCGGGGCCTCCATGCAGCAGCAAGTGAATCAGCAGGCCCCAcaggagaagaggggaggggaggtccTGGACTCCACCCATAGTGACATTAAACTGGAGAAAAGCAACATAGTGCTGTTGGGCCCAACTGGATCCG GTAAAACACTTTTGGCTCAGACCCTTGCGAAATGCTTGGACGTACCCTTCGCCATCTGTGACTGCACCACCCTGACCCAAGCAGGGTACGTTGGTGAGGACATCGAGTCAGTCATTGCAAAGCTGCTGCAGGACGCCAACTACTCAGTTGAGAAAGCACAACAAG GCATAGTCTTCCTGGATGAAGTTGATAAGATTGGCAGTGTTCCTGGAATTCATCAATTGCGAGATGTGGGAGGGGAAGGAGTACAGCAA GGCTTGCTCAAACTGTTGGAGGGAACTATTGTCAATGTTCCTGAGAAAAACTCGAGGAAGCTAAGAGGAGAGACGGTGCAAGTTGACACAACTAACATCCTGTTTGTTGCCTCTGGTGCCTTTAATGGACTTGACAGAATAATCAGCaggagaaagaatgaaaag TACCTGGGCTTTGGCACTCCGTCTAACCTGGGGAAGGGGCGCCgcgcggcggcggcggccgACCTGGCCAACAGCAGCGGCGAGGTGGACACGGtgcaggagatggaggagaaggaCCGGCTGCTGAGGCACGTGGAGGCGCGTGACCTCATCGAGTTCGGCATGATCCCCGAGTTCGTGGGGCGCCTGCCCGTGGTGGTGCCCCTGCACAGCCTGGACGAGGAGACGCTGGTGCGCATCCTGATCGAGCCCCGGAACGCCGTGGTGCCGCAGTACCAGGCCCTCTTCAGCATGGACAAG TGTGAACTGAATGTAACACCAGATGCCTTGAGAGCCATAGCCAGACTGGCTttggagagaaagacaggcgCTCGTGGGCTGAGATCAATCATG GAAAAGCTGCTGCTCGAACCCATGTTTGAGGTCCCACATTCCGACATTATTGCTGTGGAGCTGAACAAAAATGTAGTTCATGGGAAATCAGAACCCAGATACATTAG gACACCTGCTAAAGAATCTGCTGATGAGGACTACGATTCTGGCATTGAAGAGGAGAGCTGGCCACGGCAAGCAGACGCAGCCAACAACtga
- the clpxa gene encoding caseinolytic mitochondrial matrix peptidase chaperone subunit Xa isoform X4, translating to MSCTCTSAARLLISSAHKGFTCSRFQLFALSRPGSHEVPLTRRVPVRSFSETTVYFASKDGTTKDGSGDAGKKSMSEGAGKRSAGSGGSGKGGSQLRCPKCGDPCTHVETFVSSTRFVKCEKCHHFFVVLSETDSKKSLNKEPESAAEAVKLAFQQKPPPPPKKIYAYLDKYVVGQSYAKKVLAVAVYNHYKRIYNNIPAGPRQQVEVEKQTSLTSRELLQIAGISPHGNALGASMQQQVNQQAPQEKRGGEVLDSTHSDIKLEKSNIVLLGPTGSGKTLLAQTLAKCLDVPFAICDCTTLTQAGYVGEDIESVIAKLLQDANYSVEKAQQGIVFLDEVDKIGSVPGIHQLRDVGGEGVQQGLLKLLEGTIVNVPEKNSRKLRGETVQVDTTNILFVASGAFNGLDRIISRRKNEKYLGFGTPSNLGKGRRAAAAADLANSSGEVDTVQEMEEKDRLLRHVEARDLIEFGMIPEFVGRLPVVVPLHSLDEETLVRILIEPRNAVVPQYQALFSMDKCELNVTPDALRAIARLALERKTGARGLRSIMEKLLLEPMFEVPHSDIIAVELNKNVVHGKSEPRYIRTPAKESADEDYDSGIEEESWPRQADAANN from the exons ATGTCCTGTACGTGCACGTCTGCGGCGAGATTACTCATCAGTTCAGCACACAAAG GATTCACTTGCTCTAGGTTTCAGCTGTTTGCTCTGAGTAGACCTGGCTCTCATGAAGTTCCTCTTACACGGAGAGTCCCTGTGAGATCATTCTCAGAGACAACAGTCTATTTTGCATCAAAGGACGGAACAACAAAAGATGGCTCTGGTGATGCTGGAAAG AAGTCAATGAGTGAAGGAGCTGGAAAAAGATCTGCGGGTTCAGGAGGTTCCGGAAAAGGAGGCAGTCAGCTCCGCTGCCCCAAGTGCGGCGACCCCTGCACTCATGTTGAAACGTTTGTCT cttcaaCACgctttgtgaaatgtgaaaagtgcCATCACTTCTTTGTGGTGCTCTCTGAAACGGACTCGAAGAAGAGTTTGAATAAAGAGCCAGAATCTGCTGCAGAAGCCGTAAAACTGGCCTTTCAGCAGaaaccacccccacctccaaaaAAG ATCTATGCCTACCTCGATAAGTATGTCGTCGGCCAGTCCTATGCAAAGAAAGTGCTTGCGGTGGCTGTGTATAACCATTACAAGCGCATTTATAACAATATCCCAGCTGGCCCGAGACAGCAGGTAGAAGTGGAGAAACAGACCTCCCTTACATCACGAG AGCTGCTGCAAATCGCTGGGATCAGTCCCCATGGCAACGCCCTCGGGGCCTCCATGCAGCAGCAAGTGAATCAGCAGGCCCCAcaggagaagaggggaggggaggtccTGGACTCCACCCATAGTGACATTAAACTGGAGAAAAGCAACATAGTGCTGTTGGGCCCAACTGGATCCG GTAAAACACTTTTGGCTCAGACCCTTGCGAAATGCTTGGACGTACCCTTCGCCATCTGTGACTGCACCACCCTGACCCAAGCAGGGTACGTTGGTGAGGACATCGAGTCAGTCATTGCAAAGCTGCTGCAGGACGCCAACTACTCAGTTGAGAAAGCACAACAAG GCATAGTCTTCCTGGATGAAGTTGATAAGATTGGCAGTGTTCCTGGAATTCATCAATTGCGAGATGTGGGAGGGGAAGGAGTACAGCAA GGCTTGCTCAAACTGTTGGAGGGAACTATTGTCAATGTTCCTGAGAAAAACTCGAGGAAGCTAAGAGGAGAGACGGTGCAAGTTGACACAACTAACATCCTGTTTGTTGCCTCTGGTGCCTTTAATGGACTTGACAGAATAATCAGCaggagaaagaatgaaaag TACCTGGGCTTTGGCACTCCGTCTAACCTGGGGAAGGGGCGCCgcgcggcggcggcggccgACCTGGCCAACAGCAGCGGCGAGGTGGACACGGtgcaggagatggaggagaaggaCCGGCTGCTGAGGCACGTGGAGGCGCGTGACCTCATCGAGTTCGGCATGATCCCCGAGTTCGTGGGGCGCCTGCCCGTGGTGGTGCCCCTGCACAGCCTGGACGAGGAGACGCTGGTGCGCATCCTGATCGAGCCCCGGAACGCCGTGGTGCCGCAGTACCAGGCCCTCTTCAGCATGGACAAG TGTGAACTGAATGTAACACCAGATGCCTTGAGAGCCATAGCCAGACTGGCTttggagagaaagacaggcgCTCGTGGGCTGAGATCAATCATG GAAAAGCTGCTGCTCGAACCCATGTTTGAGGTCCCACATTCCGACATTATTGCTGTGGAGCTGAACAAAAATGTAGTTCATGGGAAATCAGAACCCAGATACATTAG gACACCTGCTAAAGAATCTGCTGATGAGGACTACGATTCTGGCATTGAAGAGGAGAGCTGGCCACGGCAAGCAGACGCAGCCAACAACtga